The following are from one region of the Salvia splendens isolate huo1 chromosome 2, SspV2, whole genome shotgun sequence genome:
- the LOC121777337 gene encoding uncharacterized protein LOC121777337: MSGPIPCPRCNRLHRGICKAGTDTCFNCGRAGHFAKNYPSKNPGMGAKPHPSAQHPQLRAMNFQYRSNSQQTPRNQQQRPKLPTQAQAYAMRQEQPEVNQGNLVGMSKLFNTPVMLLFDTGASHSFISTHCVTTLKLDTKESEHRMEVVSPVGGQIEISRTCSNLEITLGELKVIANNLSVMIMWDVDIILGMDWLAENHATILCKERQISFKTPEGEATRFHGISMGTRKSVISMLQANKLIKKGCPAYLVYRMYSLTLYLVYRQTDK; encoded by the coding sequence ATGTCCGGACCCATTCCGTGTCCCAGATGCAATCGGCTGCATAGGGGCATCTGCAAGGCAGGAACTGATACCTGCTTCAACTGCGGAAGAGCTGGACACTTTGCTAAGAACTACCCAAGCAAGAACCCAGGGATGGGAGCAAAACCTCACCCGTCAGCTCAGCACCCACAATTGCGCGCAATGAATTTCCAATATAGATCAAATTCACAGCAGACACCAAGGAATCAGCAGCAGAGGCCGAAACTCCCAACACAAGCTCAAGCTTATGCGATGAGGCAGGAGCAGCCAGAGGTGAACCAGGGGAATTTGGTAGGCATGAGTAAGCTTTTCAACACACCCGTTATGCTTCTGTTTGATACTGGCGCTTCACATTCTTTTATATCTACTCATTGTGTAACTACTCTGAAACTCGATACAAAAGAATCTGAACATAGGATGGAAGTAGTTTCCCCAGTAGGAGGACAGATAGAAATATCTCGTACTTGCTCGAACTTAGAAATCACTCTGGGCGAACTTAAGGTTATAGCAAACAATCTCAGTGTTATGATCATGTGGGATGTAGACATAATCTTAGGAATGGACTGGCTGGCTGAAAACCATGCCACCATCTTATGCAAGGAAAGACAAATTTCCTTTAAAACCCCTGAAGGTGAAGCTACTCGCTTTCACGGAATCTCCATGGGAACCCGAAAGTCTGTAATCTCAATGCTGCAAGCCAACAAGTTGATAAAGAAGGGATGCCCGGCATACCTTGTTTACCGGATGTATTCCCTGACACTCTACCTGGTCTACCGCCAGACCGACAAGTAG